One segment of Triticum aestivum cultivar Chinese Spring chromosome 2A, IWGSC CS RefSeq v2.1, whole genome shotgun sequence DNA contains the following:
- the LOC123190117 gene encoding putative glycerol-3-phosphate transporter 1 has translation MGSSAESRSRMGSIKPMGIQLIECVRGGPLSFRSSQALVLVLTFLSYASYHATRKTTSIVKSVLDPKTTNLGLLHWPSHMYLQELKGAANNTALQSGWAPFNGEDGTKLLGEIDLAFLGVYAIGMFFAGHLGDRVDLRILLTIGMVGTGLFTAAFGAGYWLNIHSFYYFLGVQMIAGLFQSSGWPSVVAVVGNWFGKSKRGLIMGIWNAHTSVGNISGSLIAAAMLKFGWSWSFAVPGAMIALVGLAVFLFLPVDPEVVGVEEDRHVKDYEKNGTDVPLLEGHSSGRDEAVGFIQAWRIPGVAPFALCLFFCKLVAYTFLYWLPFYLSHTEIGGEYLSDSAAGILSTLFDVGGVVGGILAGHISDRLDARALTAATFTFSAIPALFFYRIYGSISLTWNVALMFVTGVLVNGPYALITTAVSADLGTHSSLNGNSRALATVTAIIDGTGSIGAAVGPLLTGYISAKSWSGVFTMLMASALVAGLLLSRLVVAEITTKMAAPQRPVDSAGDLPVSSLEEP, from the exons ATGGGCTCCTCCGCTGAGAGCAGAAGCAGGATGGGTAGCATAAAGCCCATGGGGATTCAGCTCATCGAGTGTGTCCGTGGCGGCCCTCTCTCCTTCAGATCATCTCAGGCTCTTGTGTTGGTGCTCACCTTCCTGTCATATGCCAGTTACCATGCCACTAGGAAAACCACAAGCATTGTCAAGAGTGTTCTTGATCCCAAGACAACAAACCTGGGCTTGTTGCACTGGCCCAGCCATATGTATCTTCAAGAACTGAAAGGCGCGGCGAACAACACGGCTCTCCAGAGTGGCTGGGCTCCGTTCAACGGCGAGGATGGCACCAAGCTGCTCGGCGAGATCGACTTGGCTTTCCTTGGGGTGTATGCCATTGGCATGTTCTTTGCCGGCCATTTGGGTGACCGGGTGGATCTCAGGATCCTCCTGACCATCGGAATGGTAGGGACCGGGCTGTTCACCGCCGCTTTCGGAGCCGGCTACTGGCTCAACATCCACAGCTTCTACTACTTTCTCGGCGTCCAGATGATCGCCGGTCTGTTCCAGTCGTCCGGCTGGCCCTCCGTGGTCGCGGTCGTCGGCAATTGGTTCGGGAAGAGCAAGAGGGGGCTGATCATGGGGATCTGGAACGCTCACACCTCAGTGGGAAACATTTCTGGCTCGCTGATCGCGGCTGCCATGCTGAAGTTCGGGTGGAGCTGGTCGTTTGCAGTGCCCGGTGCCATGATTGCGCTGGTCGGGCTGGCCGTGTTTCTCTTCTTGCCTGTTGATCCTGAGGTGGTCGGGGTCGAGGAGGATCGCCATGTGAAGGACTACGAGAAGAATGGCACGGATGTGCCTCTGCTGGAGGGACATTCGAGTGGACGAGACGAGGCAGTGGGGTTCATCCAGGCATGGAGAATCCCTGGCGTTGCCCCATTTGCTCTCTGCCTCTTCTTCTGCAAGCTTGTCGCCTACACGTTCCTCTATTGGCTCCCTTTCTACCTCAGCCACACAG AGATCGGGGGAGAATATCTGTCAGACTCCGCGGCGGGGATCCTGTCGACCCTGTTCGACGTGGGCGGCGTCGTCGGCGGCATCCTGGCCGGCCACATCTCCGACCGGCTCGACGCGCGGGCGCTGACGGCGGCGACCTTCACCTTCTCGGCCATACCGGCGCTCTTCTTCTACCGCATCTACGGGAGCATCTCGCTGACGTGGAACGTGGCGCTCATGTTCGTGACGGGGGTGCTGGTGAACGGGCCCTACGCGCTCATCACCACCGCCGTGTCCGCCGACCTCGGCACGCACAGCTCGCTCAACGGCAACTCCCGCGCGCTGGCCACCGTGACGGCGATCATCGACGGCACGGGGTCCATCGGCGCGGCCGTCGGGCCGCTCCTGACGGGGTACATCTCCGCCAAGAGCTGGAGCGGCGTGTTCACGATGCTCATGGCGTCGGCGCTCGTCGCCGGCCTGCTGCTGTCGAGGCTGGTCGTGGCCGAGATCACCACGAAGATGGCGGCGCCGCAGAGGCCCGTCGATTCGGCTGGCGATCTGCCCGTGTCGTCGCTGGAGGAGCCTTAG
- the LOC123191827 gene encoding 40S ribosomal protein S25-like → MAGVGARCQKRLRQENACPDAQVARVWPPDTALPRLRCPHGVYANVKHAVCLGALPVFHSAVKKDNKAAASSSSAKPANAGSGKQQQKKKNWSKGKQKEKVNNAVLFDQATYDKLLSEAPKYKLVTPSVLSERLRINASLHGVPGGRGIKDLMARGLVREVSLHASQQIFTRATNVPSS, encoded by the exons ATGGCAGGCGTTGGAGCGAGATGTCAGAAAAGGCTGCGGCAGGAGAACGCGTGCCCCGACGCGCAGGTCGCGCGCGTATGGCCACCTGACACCGCACTCCCCCGCCTCCGGTGTCCCCACGGCGTGTATGCAAACGTGAAACACGCCGTGTGCCTGGGCG CATTGCCGGTGTTCCACAGC GCCGTGAAGAAGGACAACAAGGCGGCGGCATCCTCGTCGTCGGCGAAGCCCGCCAATGCCGGCAGTgggaagcagcagcagaagaagaag AACTGGAGCAAGGGGAAGCAAAAGGAGAAGGTCAACAACGCCGTGCTGTTCGACCAGGCCACCTACGACAA actgctgtCCGAGGCGCCCAAGTACAAGCTCGTCACCCCCTCCGTCCTCTCTGAGCGCCTTAGG ATCAATGCGTCCCTTCATGGCGTGCCTGGAGGGAGGGGCATCAAGGACCTGATGGCAAGGGGGCTCGTGAGGGAGGTGTCCCTTCATGCCAGCCAGCAGATTTTCACCAGGGCTACCAATGTACCATCGAGTTAG